The genomic DNA GTACTTCGAGCATGTTCCTCCCTGATTCCGAAGACCGGTTCCGGGCGGGATGCCACCCGGAGACCGTGCCCGACGATTGCTGCGGGCACCGTCCTAGACTAACCCAGCCGACGGTATCCCTCCGATTCGCTTAAGCCGGCGCCGAGGTCGCGTCCGACCGTGGTGGCGGGCCGCCTCGGTGGGGGTCCGATGGCGGCGGTGGGCCGCCTCGGCGAGGGTCAGACCTTGGCGGGCAGGGTCGTGGGCTTGAAGGCGAAGCGGGAGGATTCGTAGGCGACGATCTCGTCTTCCTTGGCCAGGGTGAGGCTGATGTCGTCGTGACCTTCGAGCAGGCGCCAGCGCGTGTAGTCGTCGATCTGGAAGGACACGGTGACGGTGTCGCATGTCACGGTCTTCTCGTTCAGATCCACGGTGATCGAGGTGCCGGGATGGTTCTCGAGGATCTTCCAGATGAGTTCGATGTCGGCCTGTTCGAGCTGGGCGGCCAACAGGCCCTCCTTGCCGGAGTTGCCGCGGAAGATATCGCCGAAGCGGGAGGACAGGACGACCCGGAAGCCGTAGTCCTTGAGCGCCCAGACGGCGTGTTCGCGGGAGGAGCCGGTGCCGAAGTCGGGGCCGGCGACGAGGACAGAGCCGGATGCGAAATCGGGGTCGTTGAGGACGAAGTCGTTGTTGGTTCGCCAGCGGTAGAACAGGGCGTCCTCGAAGCCGGTGCGGGTGACCCGTTTGAGGAACTTCGCGGGGATGATCTGGTCGGTGTCGATATTGGATCGGCGCAGAGGAACGCCGATGCCGGTGTGGGTGGTGAAAGCTTCCATGGCTCGTCCTCCTTATCAGTCGTTCGCCGAGACGGGTGTCAGGTTGAGGGACAGGCGATTGTCGGCCCATTCCACGGGTTCGGCATCCCGCGGCAGGTCGGCGACGTCGCCCGGTGACGACAGCGTGCCGCGCACCGCGGTGGCCGCGGCCACGAGCGGCGAGACGAGGTGGGTGCGACCGCCCTTGCCCTGGCGGCCCTCGAAGTTGCGGTTCGAGGTCGAGGCGCAGCGTTCGCCTTCGGCCAGCTGGTCCGGGTTCATCCCTAGGCACATCGAGCAGCCGGCGAAGCGCCATTCGCCGCCGAAGTCCTTGAAGATGACGTCGAGGCCTTCTTCTTCGGCCTGGAGGCGGACCTTCGCGGAGCCGGGGACAACCATGAAGCGGACGTTGTCGGCCTTCTTGCGTCCGCGGACCACCTCGGCGGCGGCCCGGAGATCTTCGATCCGGGAGTTCGTGCAGGACCCAAGGAAGACGGTGTCGACTTCGATCTCGCGCAGCGGCGTGCCCGGGGTCAGACCCATATAGGCCAGCGCATTGGCGGCGGCGGCCTTGTCGTTCTCGTCGGTGAAGTTGTCGGGGCTGGGCACGCTCGCCGACAGCGGCAGGCCCTGGCCGGGGTTCGTTCCCCAGGTGACGAACGGTTCGATGTCTTCGGCCTTGAGGACCACCTCGGCGTCGAATTCCGCGCCTTCGTCGGTGTAGAGGGTCTTCCAGTACTCGACGGCGGCGTCCCAGTCTTCGCCTTCGGGAGCGTGGGGGCGGCCCTTGACGTACTCGAAGGTCGTCTCGTCGGGGGCGACCATTCCGGCGCGGGCACCGGCCTCGATCGACATATTGCAGATCGTCATCCGGGCTTCCATGGACAGCTGGCGGATGGCCGAGCCGCGGTATTCGAGCACGTAGCCCTGTCCCCCGCCGGTGCCGATCTTCGCGATGATGGCGAGGATGATGTCCTTGGCGCTCGAGCCTTCGGGCAGGTCGCCGTCGACGGTGATCGACATCGTCTTGAAGGGCTTGAGGCTGAGCGTCTGCGTGGCGAGCACGTGTTCGACCTCGGAGGTGCCGATGCCGAAGGCGAGCGCTCCGAAGGCGCCGTGGGTGGAGGTGTGCGAATCGCCGCAGACGACCGTGGTGCCCGGCTGAGTCAGGCCCAGCTGCGGTCCCACGACGTGGACGATGCCCTGGTCGGCGTCGCCGAGGCTGTGCAGGCGGATGCCGAATTCTTGCGCGTTCTTGCGCAGGGTGTTGATCTGCGTGGCCGAGGTCGGTTCGGCGATCGGCTTGTCGATGTCCCAGGTCGGGGTGTTGTGGTCCTCGGTGGCGATGGTGAGGTCGGGGCGGCGCACGGGGCGCCCGGCGAGTCGGAGTCCGTCGAAGGCCTGCGGGCTGGTCACCTCGTGGACGAGGTGGAGGTCGATGTAGATAAGGTCCGGCGCACCGTCAACACCTCGTGAGACGACGTGATCGGCCCAGACCTTCTCGGCCAATGTGCGTGGCATGGTTCCTCCCGCCGGTGCAGGGATCTCTGCACCCGATGTAGACCTGACGGGCCGAGGTACGACCGCGTCGATGAACTGCGATTTGCGCACTGGAGTGAGTGCGTATTCGAAATCTACTCGGCCGTATCGCAATGCGAACTTGCATCTCGCCCACTGAGACGCGCACAATGGTGCCTATGACAAGCAATGGTAGCGGCGTCGGGGTCATCGACAAGGCCGCAATGGTTCTCTCCGCACTTGAGGCCGGACCCGCCTCTCTCGCCGAATTGGTGACGCTGACCGGACTGGCGCGCCCCACTGCCCACCGCCTGGCTGTTGCCCTCGAATTCCACCGCATCGTCGGTCGCGACCTGCAGGGACGTTTCGTCCTCGGGCCGCGTCTGGCCGAGCTGTCGTCGGCCGCCGGCGAGGACCGCCTGTTGGCCGCGGCCGGCCCGGTGCTCGGTCAGCTGCGCGATCAGACCGGTGAGTCCGCTCAGCTCTTCCGCCGTCAGGGCGATCTGCGTCTGTGCGTGGCCGCGGCCGAGCGCCCCGTGGGTCTGCGCGACTCCGTGCCGATCGGAGCGACCCTGTCGATGCGCGCCGGTTCCGCCGCTCAAGTGCTGCTGGCCTGGGAGGAACCGGATCGTCTGCACACGGGTCTGCGCGGTGCACGGTTCTCCGCGACCATGCTCTCCGGGGTCCGCCGCCGCGGCTGGGCCCAGTCGATCGCCGAACGCGAACGGGGGGTCGCCTCGGTGTCGGCGCCTGTGCGCGGTCCGAGCAATCGGGTGGTCGCGGCCGTCTCGATCTCCGGGCCGGTCGACCGACTCACCCGCCAGCCCGGTCGCCTGCACGCGAAGTCCGTCATCGATGCAGCCCGCACACTGACCGAAGCGCTCGTGCGCGGCTGAGCGCAGCTGAACCATTCGCGGGCCCGGGAGATCTCTCTCCCGGGCCCGCTGTCTGTACTATGGCCCCATGATCGCCGCTCAGAGACGCAATATCATCGTCGACACGATCGAGAGAGACGGCGCCGTCTCCATCACCTCCCTGTCGGAGAAACTCGATACCTCGGCCGTGACCATCCGCCGTGACCTCGATCAGCTCGCCGAGGAGGGCAGGCTCCTCCGCACCCACGGCGGTGCCGTTCTCGCGTCGAGCGCGCGCGAGTCGAGTTATGCGGAGAAGCTCGAGCAGGCGCTGGCCGAGAAGACTGCGATCGCCCGCGCCGCGGCAGCGCAGGTTCGCAACGGTGATGTCGTGGCCCTGGGTCCCGGTACGACGACCGAGCTGCTGGCAAAGGAATTGGTCACCCGTTCGGGTCTGCGCGTGGTGACGAATTCGCTGCTCGTCGCCGAGGCCATGGTCTCCTCCCCCGACAACGAGGTCATCGTCGTCGGCGGACTGCTGCGCCATTCGATCCGGGCCTTCGTCGGCGGCGGCACGGTGTCTCAGCTGCTCGGCCTGCGTGCCGACACCGTCTTCCTCTCCGGGAACGGACTGGCCGCGGACTTCGGCCTGTCGACACCGGCGTTCCCCGTCGCCGATACGGATCGGGCCATGGCCGCCGGGGCAGGGCGCGTGACCGCGCTCGTCGATCATACGAAGGTCGGCCTCCGCTCATCGGTGCTCACCGTTCCGACCGAGCAGATCCAGCAGCTCATCACCGATTCGAAGAGCGAGGAATTCGAACTCACGGCCCTGCGTGAGGCAGGCGTCGAGGTCGAGGTCGTCTGACCTGCCGACCAAACGATCAAAACTGTTCAGGTTCGATCACTAGCGATCAGGCTCACAATCCTCTAAAGTGTCCACTCGGGTGTCGCACACCACAAGCATCCATGCATTGACGCATTTTGAAGCCATGCACTGACGCATATGGAGGAACCTTGGAAGCAATCCGCTTGGACGCACAGTGGATCGACTATCTGCTGATAGCGATCTACTTCATCTTCGTCCTCGGCATCGGGTGGTTCGCCAAACGCGGGATCTCCTCGAGCATCGAGTTCCTCCTCTCCGGACGGAGCCTTCCGGCTTGGGTCACGGCTCTCGCCTTCGTCTCGGCCAACCTCGGCGCCGTGGAGATCATGGGCATGTCCGCCACTGGCGCCCAGTACGGCATGCCGACGATGCACTACTTCTGGATCGGCGCGGTCCCGGCGATGCTGTTCCTCGGCGTCGTGATGATGCCCTTCTACTACGGTTCGAAGGTCCGGTCGGTTCCGGAGTTCATGCGCAAGCGCTTCGGCACGGGTGCTCACCTCGTCAACGCACTGTCATTCGCGGTAGCGCAGCTGCTCATCGCCGGCGTCAACCTGTTCCTGCTCGGCACGATCGTCAATCGTCTGCTCGGGTGGCCGCTGTGGATCACCCTCATCGTCGCCGCCGCGATCGTCCTGTCCTACATCACCCTCGGCGGACTGAGCGCGGCGATCTACAACGAGGTGCTGCAGTTCTTCGTCATCGTCGCAGCTCTCCTGCCGCTGACTCTCATCGGACTCAACCGCGTCGGGGGTTGGGACGGACTCGTCGACAGGGTGAGCAATGACGGAATGCTCGGCGCAGAACAGCTGAGCAGCTGGCCGGGCGAGCAGCTCTCCGGCTTCTCCAACCCCGTGCTCTCGGTCGTCGGCATCGTCTTCGGCCTCGGCTTCGTGCTGTCCTTCGGCTACTGGACGACGAACTTCGTCGAGGTCCAGCGCGCCATGGCCTCGAAGTCGATCAACGCCGCGCGCCTGACGCCGATCATCGGCGCGTTCCCGAAGATGCTCATCCCCTTCATCGTCGTCGTCCCCGGCATGATCGCCGCGGTCCTCGTACCGCAGATGACACAGTTCAAGGAGATCTCGGCCTCCATCGACGAGGCGACCGCGCTGGAGCAGACGGGCGTGACGTACAACGATGCGCTCCTGCTGCTCATGCGCGAAGTCCTGCCCAACGGTCTCCTCGGTGTGGCGATCGCCGGCCTCCTCGCCGCGTTCATGGCCGGTATGGCCGCGAACATCTCCGCGTTCAACACGGTATTCAGCTATGACCTGTGGCAGCAGTACGTGGTCAAGGACCGCGAGGACGACTACTACCTGAAGATCGGCCGCTGGGCGACGATCGGCGCCTGTGTCGTCGCGATCTTCACAGCGCTCATCGCGGGCAACTTCTCCAACCTCATGGACTACCTGCAGACGCTGTTCGGCTTCTTCAATGCCCCGCTGTTCGCCACGTTCATCCTCGGTATGTTCTGGAAGCGGATGTCGGCGACCGCCGGTTGGGTCGGCCTCGTCGGCGGCACGCTGTCTGCCGTGTTCGTGTTCATCCTCGCCGAAACCGGAGTCCTCGACCTGCCCGGCCAGGGTGCCGCATTCCTCGCGGCCAGCACGGCGTTCGTCGTCGACATCGTCCTGTCGGTGATCGTCACCCTGTTCACCACGCCGAAGCCGGCTGCGGAGCTGCGCGGACTCGTCTACTCGGAGACCCCGAAGTCCGACTTCGAGGACCTCAGCGAACCGAAGGCGCCGTTCTGGAAGCGCCCCGTGCCCGTCGCGGGTGTCGCCCTGGTGCTCGTCATCATCCTCAACGTGACTTTCGGCTGAAGGAGCCAGTGAGACTCATGAGCAAATCCAACGAACTGACCAAGACCGCAGGCGCGTTCGACGTCCGCAACTTCATCGGTGCACTGCTGGCGATCTTCGGCGTCATCCTCACGATCGCCGGAATCGTCGGCTTCACTCCCGACGAAGCCGAGCGCACTGGCGGGGTCGACGCGAACCTGTGGACCGGAATCGGCCTCATCATCGCCGCAGCCATCTTCCTCATCTGGGCGAAGCTGCGTCCGATCCGCATCGTCGAAAATCCCGAGAAGGGTGCGGACGCCGGCACCGAGGCGGCCCCCGGCACCGACTGACACCGCAGTCCGCGCGGCACCTCCTCAGAGCGCGGCCATCGCTGCCGCAACCTCGGGGATGTCCGCGACCGGTACGGCAGTCGAGGCGTCCTCGAGGATCAGCAGCCGGGCACCGGGAATCCCTCGGGCGAGCGCCTCTCCATTGCCGACGGGGAAGAACGGATCGCTCCCGCCGTGCACGACCAGCGTCGGCACGCACAGCTGCGGCAGGCGTTCTCGCCAGCGTGGCTGGCAGTCGAGGCGGGAGAACACCATTCCCAGCTGATCGGCCAGATGAGCTTCCGGATCTGAGTTCTGTGTCGGATCTGAGCCCAGTTCTGAATCAGAGCTCTGGGTCCGCTCCCAGATCCGTACGGCGACCTTGCGGGCCTCATCAGGATCGTCGCCGAGGATCCGAGCACCTTCGGCCATATAGTCGGCCACCGAATCGACATCCGCCCAGTCCGGCTGCGATCGGGAGAAGAGCGGACCCATCGTCGCCTGATCATGATCCGGCAGGTCATCATCGACAGGTCCGGGAGCGATCGGTCGGGTGCCGACGAGAGTGAGCGACGAAAACGCCTCCGGATGGTCGAGCGCCGCGACCTGCGCCACCATCCCGCTGATACCGATTCCTGCAAGATGAGCGGGCCGACCGTCGAAGGCCCGTGCGAGTTCGGCGGCATCAGCGGCGAGGTCTCGCAGGGTGTAGTCCGGTGATTCGAGATCACCATGGCTCGAGGCCCCGGCATCGCGGAGATCGCAGCGCACAACGCGAGGTCCCTGCTCTGCCAGCTGCTCGCACAGAGCATCGGGCCAGGACAGCATCGTCGGTGCCCCGAGGCAGAGAACCAGTGGCGCCTCCCGCTCACCGAACTCCTCGACGCCGAGGCTCACTCCATTGACCTCGCAGATGTCCATACCGCTCCCCCGCCTCGTCACGTCTCCATCGACCGCCGACTCGACCACAGCCGACTTCGGTTCAAGCATGAGCCGCTGGGGTTCCGGGAGTCAACGGTCGTGGCTCGGTCCGCGAACTGGCCGAGACTGCAGACCCGGTCGAGTCTGCGGCACAGTCGACCCCGCCGTTCAATCGAACCGGGCAGCGCCCCCGCCTGCGCTGACGGCGAAGATGTCCGGTTCCCTAAAGCCGTGTTCGGCGAATGCTGCGGTGACGGCGTCGCCGACCAAGTCGACCTGGTATGCGTGGATGAGGGCGATCGCGGAGCCGCCGAAGCCGCCGCCGATCATCCGCGCGCCGAGCGCTCCGGCTCCCATCGCGGCGGCCACTGCCACGTCGAGTTCGACGCACGAGACCTCGTAGTCGTGCTGCAGAGATTCGTGGGAGGCCACCAACAGGTCGCCGATGGCACTGATGCGCGCACCATGCTCGTCGCCAGCTGCTCGTTCATTGTCCTCGAGCAGTTCGACGGTGGCGCGGACCCGGGCGTTTTCGGCGATGACGTGGCGCACCCGCTTCCGCTGCTCCTCGGTCAGTTCGCTCAGGTCGACGTCATCGGCGAGTTCCCGCAGACTGTCGACTCCGAAGCTCGCAGCGGACTCCTCACAGGTCCTCCGCCGGGCGCCGTACCCGCTTTCACTGTGCGAATGAGAGACCTTCGAGTCGATGACGAGGAGTCTGAGCCCCTCGGCGTCGAGGTCGAAGGGAATCTGGCGAGCGCTGAGGTCGCGGCAGTCGAGGAATAGCGCATGCCCGGCCTCGGTCATGATCGACGCCGCCTGGTCGACGATGCCCGTCGGTGCACGACGAAGTCGTTCTCGGCTCGCTGTGTCAGCAGGACCTTCTCGCGGTCGTCGAGACCGAGGTCGAACACCTCGTCGAGGGCGATGAGCACCGCGACTTGAAGTGCGTGAGATGAGGACAGCCCGGCACCGACGGGCACGGTGGATTCGATATAGAGGTCGACTCCGCCGACCACCGTGCCGGTGGTCTTCGCGATCTCATCGACGACTCCCGCAGGGTGGCTCAGCCATCCGGGCAGGGTTCCGGGCACGAGCTCCGCGGCCGCGAACTGGCCGGACATCCTCTGACCGGTGTCATCGCGATGGTCGGAGACGATGCGGGTGCTCTCCCCACGCCGAGGCGGCCGCACAGTTCCCGTGTTCTCTGCACTCTCGGGTCGCCGACCGATGGCGACGTACACCGCCCGGTCGATGGCGATGGGCAGGACGAAGCCGGCGTTGTAGTCGGTGTGTTCGCCGATGAAGTTGACCCTGCCTGGTGCACGGAACGAACCGATCGGACGGTATCCGAACAGGGCCTCGAACTCCTCGGCGAGGTGTTCGGGGGTCGGCGTGGATACGGCCCCGGGGGTCTCTGTGGTCATGAACGATCGCCTTCCGGGTCGAACGCCGAAGCCGTGCTCACATTCGCGCTCACGGGTACGGCCGCCTCGGTGAGGGGTTCCAGGGTCACCGCACGCAGTCTGGCTGCGGTCTCCTCGGCGGAGACGTCGCCGACGAAGGCGCCCATGGCGGCCTCCGAACCGGCGAGGAACTTCAGTTTGTTCTCCGCACGACGGGGGCTCGTGATCTCGAGGTGGAGCCAGTCGGCGCGGCGGTCGGCACTGTTGACCGGCGCCTGGTGCCAGGCAGCGATATACGGTGTGGGACTCGGGTAGAGGCCGTCGATGCGTCGCAGCACCTCCGGATAGACACGGGCCAGGTCGTCGCGTTCGGTGTCGTCGAGTTCGTCAACGCTTCCCACCTGGCGGTGCGGAACGAGGTGGACTTCGATCGGCCAGCGGGCCGCGAAGGGCACGAAGGCGGAGAAGTGATCGGTCTCGAGAATCATTCGCTCCCGTGCCTCGCGTTCGAAGGCGAGCACATCGCCGAGCAGCGGCCGACCGTTCCGGCGCAGATGTTCATGCGCCCGGGCCGAGGTGATCGCGGTGTGCGGGGTGACATACGGGTAAGCATAGATCTGTCCGTGCGGGTGGTTCATCGTCACCCCGATCTCCTCCCCGCGGTTCTCAAACATGAAGACCTGTTCGATGCCCGGCAGGGCGGAGAGTTCGGCGGTCCGATCGGCCCAGGCGTCGATGACGGTGCGGGCGCGTGCGGTGCCCAGGCATGCGAAGGAGCCCGTGTGCTCCGAGGAGAAGACGACGACTTCGCAACGGCCGTATCCCGGGCCCGACAGCGCGGAGGTCACGGATTCGGCGGAGTCGACGGCCGCCTCGGCGAAGGTGGTGTCCACCCTCTGAGCGGACGGGACTTCACCGAGGCCGGGACCGAGGGAGGGGAATCGGTTCTCGAAGACGGCGACGTCGAAGTCAGCGGCCGGGATCTCTGTGGGACGGTCCGGCGTCGACGGGCACAGCGGGCATTCGGCGGCGGCGGGCAGGTGGGTGCGGGTCTGTCGGTGGGTGGCCACGGCGACCCATTCGCCGGTCAGGACATCGAAGCGCAGGGTGCCGCTGTCGGGGCGCGAATCGTGTGGCCGGGGGTCGGCGGCGATCGTCGGTGCAGGTGAGTCGGGGTCCTGGAAGAACAGGATCTCACGACCATCGGACAGGTTCGCCCGGCGATGCGACGCTGGCATCAGACCTCCCAAAAGTTATCATTTTCGATCATAATGGTAACATCTGGCGGCCCGGATGCGTGCGGACGGCGTAGAATATCTGCAACTGTTCTTCCGCGCTCGAGCACCCTGGAGACCCATGACCGCCACCATCGAACTCGCCTGTGACGAGGCAGGCGCGGTCATCTCCCCCATCGGCGCGAGCCTGGTTCGCTTCAGCGTCGGCGATCGTCCGGTCGTGGTGCCGATGAACGCGTTCGACGGCGCCGTACTCGCGCCCTGGCCGAATCGGATCGATGGGGGTCACTTTGACTTCGCCGGAGACAGCCACCGGCTGCCGATCACCGAGCCCGAACGCAATACCGCGCTGCATGGCCTCGTCGCCGATGCGCAATGGTCGGTGGTCGAGCGCACCGAGTCGACGGCCAGTCTCGAGTACACGCTGGAGCCGACGGAGGGGTATCCGTTCGCGTTCGATCTGCAGGTGGACTTCGAACTCGCCGAGGCGGTGCTGCGCATGCGCGCACGGGCCCTCAACACGGGGTCGGCCCCCGCTCCGTTCGGCTTCGGATTTCATCCGTGGCTCTCCCCGGGCACAGCCCCATCGGGTACAACCGACCTTGTTGACGGTGCCCTTGTCGACGAGGCTCAGCTCGTCATTCCCGCTGCACACTGGCACGAGACCGATGAGCGGCTCATCCCCACGGCTGTTCGCCCCTTCGATGACGGCACAGCGGTCCCGGCCGATCACGCATCCGATGATTCCGCATGCATGGTGTGCAAGGACTTCCGGGCGCTGCGCCTCATCGGCGGTACGATCCTCGATGATGCGTACGGCTCACCTCGGCGCGGGGATGACGGATGGTCGCGGGCACGGCTGAGAGGTACCGATCTGCGCGAGGTCGTCGTCGGGATGGGTCCCGGGTTCCGCACCTGGCAGGCGTGTACGGGCGACGGACTCGAAGAGGATCTGGCTCGGCGGGCAATCGCGATCGAGCCGATGACGTGCCCTCCGAATGCATTCGCTGCGGGCGAAGCCGGCGAGGACTTCGACGTCGTCGCCCCGGGTGACGAGCTTGTCGTCGAGTGGAGCATCGCCTTGACTGAGGACGACGACACTTCGTGCTCCCTTCCACAATGACAGTCGCCCTGCCGCGAGTGGGCGCATCCTGATAGGTTGCGACTACAGGCAGATATCAGGCGAGCGTGCCCTGCCGTGGGTGCGTTCCATTCTCGAAGGGGACACCATGTCGACACCGCAGAACCCGAACGACCCGAACAGCAGCTCGGCCGAGCAGAACCTCGACGGCCAGAACCCCGGCACGGGAGATCAGTCGGAGAGTGCCCAGGCCGCTCAGCCCACCTACCAACAGGGCACTTACGATCCCAATGCCTATCAGGCACAGGGCCAGCAGTATCAGCAGGGCGGATACTCGCAGCCTGGCGCTTATCAGCAGGATCCCTATCAGCAGGGCGCTTACTCGCAAGGCGCGGCCCAACAGCAGGCGTACGGCCAGCCCGCTTACGGCCAGCCAGCGTATGGTCAGGCGCCGCAGTCGGCGCCTCGGCAGGCAGGCTTCTTCAAGTCGCTGTTCGACATCCGCTTCGACAACTTCATCGCAGTGAAGTGGGCGGGCTTCATCTACATCATCGCGATCGTGGTCGCGGCCCTGTCCTATCTCGGCACCATCGTCGCCGGAATCACCACGGGAATCGCCGCCGGTGCGACCGCAGGCTACTTCAACGACGGACCGAGCTTCAGCGTGCTGCCGCTGATCCTCTCGATCGTCTTCGGCTGGATCATACCGGCACTGTGGGTCATCGGCGTCCGCCTCGTGCTCGAACTCATCGTCTCCAACATCAAGACTGCCGAACATACGAAGCGCATCGCCGATTCCGTCTCCCGCTGATTCGGCTCCGAGCGCTTACTGCCCTGAGGCGACCACGGCACTGTCCGAGTCCGAAAGCACTCTCCGAAACATGTGCTTTCTGACTCAGACAGTGCCGTTGCCAATTGGCTGTCCCGAAGAGCATCTCCCGAATACCACCGCAGGAAAACACCGGTGAATTAGAGTGAGCCCCGCACCGAAATTCGATGCGGGGCTCAACCGTACCCCCGAGCAGATTCGAACTGCCGTTACCGCCTTGAGAGGGCGGCGTCCTAGGCCACTAGACGACGGGGGCTTAGAACAACACTCCTGGACTGATCCAGACTGTGTCCGCTGGGCTACCAGGACTTGAACCTAGACTAAATGAACCAGAATCACTCGTGCTGCCAATTACACCATAGCCCAATGTTTTTCAAGGCATTCCCCGTGGAGAATTCCCTGAGCAACGAGATATAACTCTACACAAACACACCGCCTCACGACAAATCCGAGAGGCTCCTTTTCGGTGTGACCTTCTTAACACAACAGGCTGACCGAGACAGGCCCGCCGACATGCTCAATTCTCCCCTGCCGACGAACCCCGGCCTCACCCGCGAGCGAGGCCTATGAGCCGGTCGAGGACCCTGTATCCGTCGGCGCGCAGACCGTTGTGTTCGTACTCGTTCGTCACCCACGGCTGCACCCCTGACAGATGCTCGGCCGTGGCCAGCGAATACTCCACCGGCACGTAGGCGTCCTCGAAATACACTGCCGCAGCACCGCGCACCGAGGCGGTCCGCAGAGCGTCGACATCGTAGAGACCGGGCCACTGACGTGCGGCGACGAGCTCGGCCACCTCGGCGAAGGGCTCAAGCTCCGGATCCTCGTGCAGCGACTCAGGCCCGGCGTGCTCACCGGCCAGCAGAGTCGGATCCTCGGCCACGACGTCGGGCATCGCCCGCCTTGCGGCCCAGTTCGTCACAGTGCCGTCGGCCCAGCAGGATTCGTGGATGACGGCATAGAGCGGATTGCGCCCCGAGAAGGGCAGAGACGCGGCAAGGTCATGCCGGAATGCCCCCGACGAGAAGTCGAGATCGAGCAGATAATGCAGCTTCTCCGGACCGTCCGAGGCGCCGAGGAAGTGCCCGAGCAGACGGATCCGCTCCGGCGTCGCCCGCGCGCCCCCAGGCAGGGCGAGACCGTCACCGAAAGACGCAAGCTCGACGAGGCGCCGCACCTTCTCACGGTCGCCGGGGAACGCTGCGTAATACTGCTCGGACTTGCGGATCATGCCCTCCCACGTGCGTCCGTAGACGGTCGCCGGGTCGAGGCCGATCGCCGGCAGACCGCCGGTGAAGTACACCTCGTGAAGGGCACTCGAATGCGCGGAGATATAGCGCAGAGTCGTGAAGCCGCCGAAGGACTGACCCAGCAGGGACCAGGTTTCCGCGCCGAGGTAGCCGCGCAGGATCTCCGCGTCCTCGACGATCGAATCGGCGCGGAAGTACGACAGCGCCTCAGCGATCGCGGCCGGGTCCTCCCCCACCGTCTCAAGGCCGGTGATGGCCCCATCGACGGAGCCGATCGGGTTCGATCTCCCGGTTCCGCGCTGGTCGAGCATGACGACCTGGAATTCCTCGAGGGCACGCTTCACCCAACCGGTGGGACCTCCGGCGATGCCCGGGCGCGGAGCTTCCACGCCGGGCCCGCCCTGCAGGTACACGAGGTAGGGCTTCCGGCTGTCCGCCTCGGTGGCGATGATCCGCGCGAACACGTCCACAGTGTCCGGCAGCGTCACCTTCCCCGAGGCGGCATCCCCCGACCGTCCGAAATGGTCGAAGGGCACGGTGATCGTCACGTCTTCGAAGTGCAGTCCCCCGCGGGCCCAGACCGTCTGATTCACAGCTGCGCCGCGAGTGCCTTGAGGCGTGTCATGGAGGAGTCCTTCCCGAGGATCTCCATCGACTCGAACAGCGGTGGAGAGACCTTGCGACCGGACACGGCCACGCGAAGGGGGCCGTAGGCCAGGCGCGGTTTGATCTCCATCTCGTCGACGAGCTTCGCCGACAG from Brevibacterium sp. JSBI002 includes the following:
- a CDS encoding IclR family transcriptional regulator, with product MTSNGSGVGVIDKAAMVLSALEAGPASLAELVTLTGLARPTAHRLAVALEFHRIVGRDLQGRFVLGPRLAELSSAAGEDRLLAAAGPVLGQLRDQTGESAQLFRRQGDLRLCVAAAERPVGLRDSVPIGATLSMRAGSAAQVLLAWEEPDRLHTGLRGARFSATMLSGVRRRGWAQSIAERERGVASVSAPVRGPSNRVVAAVSISGPVDRLTRQPGRLHAKSVIDAARTLTEALVRG
- the leuC gene encoding 3-isopropylmalate dehydratase large subunit, giving the protein MPRTLAEKVWADHVVSRGVDGAPDLIYIDLHLVHEVTSPQAFDGLRLAGRPVRRPDLTIATEDHNTPTWDIDKPIAEPTSATQINTLRKNAQEFGIRLHSLGDADQGIVHVVGPQLGLTQPGTTVVCGDSHTSTHGAFGALAFGIGTSEVEHVLATQTLSLKPFKTMSITVDGDLPEGSSAKDIILAIIAKIGTGGGQGYVLEYRGSAIRQLSMEARMTICNMSIEAGARAGMVAPDETTFEYVKGRPHAPEGEDWDAAVEYWKTLYTDEGAEFDAEVVLKAEDIEPFVTWGTNPGQGLPLSASVPSPDNFTDENDKAAAANALAYMGLTPGTPLREIEVDTVFLGSCTNSRIEDLRAAAEVVRGRKKADNVRFMVVPGSAKVRLQAEEEGLDVIFKDFGGEWRFAGCSMCLGMNPDQLAEGERCASTSNRNFEGRQGKGGRTHLVSPLVAAATAVRGTLSSPGDVADLPRDAEPVEWADNRLSLNLTPVSAND
- a CDS encoding DeoR/GlpR family DNA-binding transcription regulator — translated: MIAAQRRNIIVDTIERDGAVSITSLSEKLDTSAVTIRRDLDQLAEEGRLLRTHGGAVLASSARESSYAEKLEQALAEKTAIARAAAAQVRNGDVVALGPGTTTELLAKELVTRSGLRVVTNSLLVAEAMVSSPDNEVIVVGGLLRHSIRAFVGGGTVSQLLGLRADTVFLSGNGLAADFGLSTPAFPVADTDRAMAAGAGRVTALVDHTKVGLRSSVLTVPTEQIQQLITDSKSEEFELTALREAGVEVEVV
- a CDS encoding alpha/beta fold hydrolase, translating into MLEPKSAVVESAVDGDVTRRGSGMDICEVNGVSLGVEEFGEREAPLVLCLGAPTMLSWPDALCEQLAEQGPRVVRCDLRDAGASSHGDLESPDYTLRDLAADAAELARAFDGRPAHLAGIGISGMVAQVAALDHPEAFSSLTLVGTRPIAPGPVDDDLPDHDQATMGPLFSRSQPDWADVDSVADYMAEGARILGDDPDEARKVAVRIWERTQSSDSELGSDPTQNSDPEAHLADQLGMVFSRLDCQPRWRERLPQLCVPTLVVHGGSDPFFPVGNGEALARGIPGARLLILEDASTAVPVADIPEVAAAMAAL
- a CDS encoding sodium:solute symporter family protein, with the protein product MEAIRLDAQWIDYLLIAIYFIFVLGIGWFAKRGISSSIEFLLSGRSLPAWVTALAFVSANLGAVEIMGMSATGAQYGMPTMHYFWIGAVPAMLFLGVVMMPFYYGSKVRSVPEFMRKRFGTGAHLVNALSFAVAQLLIAGVNLFLLGTIVNRLLGWPLWITLIVAAAIVLSYITLGGLSAAIYNEVLQFFVIVAALLPLTLIGLNRVGGWDGLVDRVSNDGMLGAEQLSSWPGEQLSGFSNPVLSVVGIVFGLGFVLSFGYWTTNFVEVQRAMASKSINAARLTPIIGAFPKMLIPFIVVVPGMIAAVLVPQMTQFKEISASIDEATALEQTGVTYNDALLLLMREVLPNGLLGVAIAGLLAAFMAGMAANISAFNTVFSYDLWQQYVVKDREDDYYLKIGRWATIGACVVAIFTALIAGNFSNLMDYLQTLFGFFNAPLFATFILGMFWKRMSATAGWVGLVGGTLSAVFVFILAETGVLDLPGQGAAFLAASTAFVVDIVLSVIVTLFTTPKPAAELRGLVYSETPKSDFEDLSEPKAPFWKRPVPVAGVALVLVIILNVTFG
- the leuD gene encoding 3-isopropylmalate dehydratase small subunit, with the translated sequence MEAFTTHTGIGVPLRRSNIDTDQIIPAKFLKRVTRTGFEDALFYRWRTNNDFVLNDPDFASGSVLVAGPDFGTGSSREHAVWALKDYGFRVVLSSRFGDIFRGNSGKEGLLAAQLEQADIELIWKILENHPGTSITVDLNEKTVTCDTVTVSFQIDDYTRWRLLEGHDDISLTLAKEDEIVAYESSRFAFKPTTLPAKV